The Caballeronia sp. TF1N1 genome includes a window with the following:
- a CDS encoding nuclear transport factor 2 family protein, whose amino-acid sequence MNETLLERLAIREAIENWAVWRDAGDWERFATLWHPEGVMMATWFQGTGPEFIRVTQEGWARGVSILHFLGGTAIDLEGTRAIAQTKMTISQRGEVEGHRCDVVCTGRFYDFYEKVDGKWLLRLRQPIYEKDRLDPVETGVRLELDPETLGLFPEGYRHLAYIQTKIGYKVKRDMPGLTGPVVEALYARGRAWLDTGTL is encoded by the coding sequence ATGAACGAGACACTGCTGGAACGGCTGGCGATACGCGAGGCAATCGAGAATTGGGCCGTGTGGCGCGACGCGGGCGACTGGGAACGCTTCGCCACGCTCTGGCATCCCGAGGGCGTGATGATGGCCACGTGGTTTCAAGGCACGGGGCCGGAATTCATCCGCGTGACGCAAGAAGGCTGGGCGCGCGGCGTCAGTATTCTTCACTTCCTCGGCGGCACGGCTATCGATCTCGAAGGCACACGTGCCATTGCGCAGACGAAGATGACCATCTCGCAGCGCGGCGAGGTCGAAGGTCATCGTTGCGATGTCGTCTGCACCGGGCGCTTCTATGACTTCTACGAGAAAGTGGACGGCAAGTGGCTCTTGCGCCTGCGTCAGCCTATCTACGAGAAAGACCGTCTGGACCCCGTCGAAACGGGTGTGCGGCTCGAACTCGATCCCGAGACACTCGGGCTCTTTCCCGAGGGTTACCGGCATCTCGCGTACATTCAGACCAAGATCGGCTACAAGGTCAAGCGCGACATGCCGGGACTAACCGGTCCCGTGGTCGAAGCGCTTTATGCGCGTGGCCGTGCGTGGCTCGATACAGGCACGCTGTGA
- a CDS encoding MFS transporter, with amino-acid sequence MSNAADHEPHGRHQSKLAAASGWIGSALEYYDFFIYAQAAALIFPQIFFPKGDPKVAIAASLATYGIGYVARPIGAVVLGHWGDTHGRKSVLLVCMFLMGFSTMAVAFLPTYDQVGLWAPALLVVLRLVQGFAVAGEISGASSMILEHAPFGRRGYYGSFGMQGVTAGQLLAAAVFLPLSHFMREDAFNSWGWRVPFLMSALVLVAGYFIRRKVRETPAFAQEGERGAVPHAPVKLAFRHCWDDMLRVMCMSIMNVIPVVTTIFGGAYAVQQAYGIGFSKSLYLWIPVLGNVAAMIVIPYWGRLSDRVGRRLPIIVGSVGSGLLSFAYLYAISIHSVTLAIVLSILMWGLVYQGQNAVYPSFYPELFPTRMRVTSMAISQNVGVAISALLPALFTTVAPPGSQNIWLIVGGITFGITVLSALATYSARETYRIHMNDLGRRDAVPVPKHEYERLREEATQERANTAKPLSGQERGA; translated from the coding sequence ATGTCCAACGCAGCAGACCATGAGCCGCACGGACGGCATCAGTCGAAACTGGCGGCCGCGAGCGGCTGGATCGGTTCGGCGCTCGAGTACTACGACTTCTTCATTTACGCGCAGGCCGCGGCGCTGATCTTTCCGCAGATCTTCTTTCCGAAGGGCGATCCCAAGGTGGCGATTGCCGCGTCGCTCGCGACTTACGGCATCGGCTACGTTGCGCGTCCTATCGGCGCGGTCGTCCTCGGGCATTGGGGCGATACGCACGGTCGTAAGTCGGTCCTGCTCGTCTGCATGTTTCTGATGGGCTTCTCGACGATGGCCGTCGCGTTCCTGCCCACTTACGATCAGGTCGGCTTGTGGGCGCCCGCGTTGCTCGTCGTGCTGCGGCTCGTTCAAGGCTTTGCGGTGGCGGGAGAAATCTCGGGCGCGAGTTCCATGATTCTCGAACACGCACCGTTTGGGCGGCGCGGTTATTACGGCAGCTTCGGCATGCAAGGCGTCACCGCCGGGCAATTGCTCGCGGCCGCCGTGTTCCTGCCGCTGAGTCACTTCATGCGCGAGGACGCCTTCAATTCATGGGGCTGGCGCGTGCCGTTCCTGATGAGCGCGCTCGTGTTGGTCGCCGGTTACTTCATTCGACGCAAGGTGCGCGAGACGCCCGCGTTCGCGCAGGAAGGCGAGCGTGGCGCGGTGCCGCATGCGCCCGTCAAGCTCGCGTTCAGGCATTGCTGGGACGACATGCTGCGCGTGATGTGCATGTCGATCATGAACGTCATTCCCGTGGTCACGACCATCTTCGGCGGCGCGTATGCGGTGCAGCAGGCCTATGGCATCGGCTTCAGCAAGAGCCTTTATCTGTGGATTCCGGTGCTCGGCAATGTCGCTGCCATGATCGTCATTCCTTACTGGGGACGTCTGTCGGACAGAGTGGGCAGAAGGCTGCCGATCATCGTCGGGTCGGTCGGTTCCGGGCTGCTTTCGTTTGCGTATCTCTATGCCATCAGCATTCATAGCGTGACGCTCGCCATCGTTTTGTCGATACTGATGTGGGGCCTCGTGTATCAGGGGCAAAACGCGGTGTATCCGAGCTTCTATCCCGAGCTCTTTCCAACGCGCATGCGCGTGACGTCGATGGCCATTTCGCAGAACGTAGGCGTCGCCATTTCGGCCCTACTGCCGGCGCTGTTCACGACGGTCGCGCCGCCCGGCTCGCAAAACATCTGGCTGATCGTTGGCGGTATCACGTTCGGCATCACGGTGTTGTCCGCGTTGGCGACATACTCGGCGCGCGAGACGTATCGCATCCATATGAACGATCTTGGCCGGCGCGATGCGGTGCCGGTCCCCAAACACGAATATGAACGCCTGCGCGAAGAAGCGACGCAAGAGCGCGCCAATACGGCGAAGCCGCTAAGCGGACAGGAGCGTGGCGCATGA
- a CDS encoding shikimate dehydrogenase, whose product MTAFDTQEKAMTTTSSGLTEERLRLDAPADALTRLFHIFGSPIAHVRAPVVWSTLMKRYGINALMLPADVDSAHFDAALAGTKAIANVDGVIFTMPHKVAAMRHADTLTERAERIGSINLLRRCADGGWEGDNVDGAGFVAGLQADGVRLEGAHVYMHGCGGVGRSIGWSVGLEKIASLTIFDIDTERARELADAIASVSDARIEAGTPDMRGIDLAINATPVGLHAHDPLPFALDELAPQAVVADVIMEPRMTALLKAAQARGLKVHHGRNMMNYAMPISASFFGLPASFDWNGKSLQG is encoded by the coding sequence ATGACGGCGTTCGACACACAAGAGAAGGCAATGACGACGACATCATCCGGTTTGACCGAGGAAAGGCTGAGGCTCGATGCACCCGCCGACGCGCTCACGCGCCTCTTCCATATCTTCGGCTCGCCGATTGCGCATGTGCGCGCCCCTGTCGTGTGGAGCACGTTGATGAAGCGCTATGGCATCAACGCGCTGATGCTGCCCGCCGATGTCGATAGCGCGCACTTCGATGCCGCGCTCGCCGGCACCAAGGCCATTGCGAACGTGGACGGCGTCATCTTCACCATGCCGCATAAAGTGGCCGCCATGCGTCATGCCGATACGCTCACGGAGCGCGCCGAGCGCATCGGCTCGATCAATCTGCTGCGGCGCTGCGCGGATGGCGGATGGGAAGGCGACAACGTGGATGGCGCGGGCTTCGTCGCGGGCCTGCAGGCGGATGGCGTGCGTCTGGAAGGCGCGCACGTCTATATGCATGGCTGCGGTGGAGTGGGGCGCAGTATCGGCTGGTCGGTCGGGCTGGAGAAAATCGCGAGCCTGACTATCTTCGACATCGACACCGAGCGCGCGCGCGAATTGGCCGATGCCATCGCCTCGGTCAGCGATGCGCGCATCGAAGCCGGCACGCCGGATATGCGCGGTATCGATCTCGCCATTAATGCAACGCCCGTTGGCTTGCATGCGCATGACCCATTGCCCTTCGCGCTGGATGAACTTGCACCGCAAGCAGTCGTCGCCGATGTAATCATGGAACCGCGCATGACGGCTCTGTTGAAGGCGGCTCAGGCGCGCGGTCTGAAGGTTCATCACGGACGCAACATGATGAACTACGCGATGCCCATTTCCGCGTCCTTCTTTGGCTTGCCTGCATCGTTCGACTGGAACGGCAAGTCACTGCAAGGATGA
- a CDS encoding alpha/beta fold hydrolase gives MNQAANEWFEGFSKLDVTAGDVHFNGRIGGSGPPVLLLHGYPQTHFVWRYIAPVLARFYTVIAPDLPGYGASVTLAHEQRWTKRRVAQALVELMSALGHERFAVVGHDRGARAGYRLALDHPERVAAYASLTVVPTIDAFASVNKAFAVNAWHWFFLAQPADLPERMLAADPDAFIERALGKMAGGLERMDSDALDAYRRAFRNPDVRHAMCEDYRAAADEDSAHDSADRAAGRKLVCPVMVLWSLEERKGQAHTPIEIWRAWADEVSGRGIGGGHLQPEESHEEVLHDLVPFLRQHTSS, from the coding sequence ATGAATCAAGCTGCGAATGAATGGTTCGAAGGATTTTCGAAGCTGGATGTCACGGCGGGCGATGTGCACTTTAACGGCAGGATTGGCGGCTCTGGCCCACCTGTGTTGTTGTTGCACGGCTATCCGCAGACGCATTTCGTCTGGCGTTATATCGCGCCTGTGCTTGCGCGTTTCTACACGGTGATTGCGCCCGACTTGCCCGGCTATGGCGCAAGTGTCACGCTCGCGCACGAACAACGCTGGACCAAGCGGCGCGTGGCGCAGGCACTCGTCGAACTCATGAGCGCACTCGGCCATGAGCGCTTCGCTGTCGTCGGACACGATCGCGGCGCGCGCGCGGGTTATCGGCTGGCGCTGGATCATCCCGAGCGTGTGGCGGCGTATGCCTCGTTGACGGTGGTGCCGACCATCGACGCGTTCGCATCCGTGAATAAAGCCTTCGCCGTCAACGCTTGGCACTGGTTCTTTCTCGCGCAGCCGGCTGACTTGCCTGAACGCATGCTCGCCGCCGATCCCGACGCCTTCATTGAACGCGCGCTCGGCAAGATGGCAGGCGGCCTCGAACGCATGGATAGCGACGCACTCGATGCCTATCGCCGCGCCTTTCGCAACCCGGACGTGCGCCATGCAATGTGCGAGGACTATCGCGCGGCAGCCGATGAAGACTCGGCGCACGACAGCGCGGATCGCGCGGCGGGCCGCAAGCTCGTGTGTCCCGTCATGGTTCTCTGGAGCCTGGAAGAACGTAAAGGGCAGGCTCATACGCCAATCGAAATCTGGCGCGCATGGGCCGATGAAGTCAGCGGACGCGGCATCGGCGGCGGCCATTTGCAACCGGAAGAATCGCACGAGGAAGTCTTGCATGACCTCGTGCCGTTCCTTCGGCAACACACCTCATCGTGA